One Candidatus Sulfurimonas baltica DNA segment encodes these proteins:
- a CDS encoding sensor histidine kinase — translation MKYNIKNFFTSGHEFSEFELDLKYRYQIINIGLVISAIILIYGITGNVIRGIEGFIPVEIGMLFIVFVLMFLLRKYRFILKYVAVIMTTQFLFLFLYLIYYGDPVDLKHIWVIVFPAVLLYFQTSKKIFCWLFVMLFLILIAPLQTMIEVHYSMYQVSYIAFVLVIESVMIYFYQLKMDESQKLILEQQKMLLDFNSKLEKQVKEKTSALTELNELLEKKVANKLEELTKKDKILETQSKQAVMGEMISMIAHQWRQPLSTITLQIANLQLDKLLGKEVSSEDTDGALSNISDTIVYLSETIDDFLTYFNNDKELVDVEVHELLQKAVNFAMPRVKGKGINITIDKKADIHIKTYINEFIQVVLNILNNAIDAMDESKNENKYINISVKSKDDFILLDISDNAGGIKSENVPKLFEPYFSTKGKNGTGLGLYMSQMIVQKQFNGSIDVQTSEKGTMFTIKVPKNIS, via the coding sequence ATGAAATACAATATTAAAAATTTTTTCACTAGTGGACATGAATTTAGTGAATTTGAACTAGACTTGAAATATAGATATCAGATTATAAATATAGGTCTTGTTATCTCTGCTATTATACTTATTTACGGAATCACTGGAAATGTTATAAGAGGGATTGAAGGTTTTATCCCTGTTGAGATAGGAATGCTTTTTATTGTTTTTGTACTAATGTTTTTATTGAGAAAATATCGTTTTATTCTTAAATATGTTGCTGTTATTATGACTACTCAATTTTTATTTTTATTTTTATACCTTATTTACTATGGGGACCCTGTAGACTTAAAACATATATGGGTTATAGTATTTCCGGCTGTTTTGCTCTATTTTCAAACATCAAAAAAAATATTTTGTTGGTTGTTTGTAATGCTTTTCCTAATTCTTATAGCACCCTTGCAGACAATGATAGAAGTGCACTACAGTATGTATCAGGTTTCATATATCGCTTTTGTTTTAGTCATTGAAAGTGTAATGATTTATTTTTATCAACTTAAAATGGATGAGTCGCAAAAACTTATTTTAGAACAACAGAAGATGCTTTTGGATTTTAACTCTAAGCTTGAGAAGCAGGTCAAAGAAAAAACTTCTGCACTAACAGAGCTCAATGAACTCTTAGAGAAAAAAGTAGCAAACAAACTAGAAGAGTTAACAAAAAAAGATAAAATTCTAGAGACACAGTCCAAGCAGGCGGTCATGGGTGAGATGATAAGTATGATAGCTCATCAGTGGAGACAGCCACTCTCTACAATCACTCTTCAAATAGCAAATTTACAGCTTGACAAACTATTGGGAAAAGAGGTTAGCAGTGAAGATACTGACGGAGCCTTAAGTAATATAAGTGATACGATAGTATATCTTTCTGAAACAATAGATGATTTTTTAACATATTTTAATAACGATAAAGAGTTGGTTGATGTTGAGGTGCATGAATTGCTTCAAAAAGCAGTTAATTTTGCTATGCCTAGAGTTAAAGGCAAAGGTATTAATATAACTATAGATAAAAAAGCCGACATCCATATAAAAACATATATAAATGAGTTTATTCAGGTTGTGCTCAATATTTTAAACAATGCTATAGATGCTATGGATGAATCTAAAAATGAGAATAAGTATATAAATATTAGTGTTAAAAGTAAAGACGATTTTATTTTACTTGATATTTCAGATAACGCAGGCGGTATTAAAAGCGAAAATGTACCAAAACTTTTTGAGCCATACTTTAGTACCAAAGGGAAGAATGGGACAGGCCTCGGTCTATATATGAGTCAGATGATTGTGCAAAAGCAGTTTAACGGCAGCATAGATGTGCAAACTTCTGAAAAAGGCACTATGTTTACCATAAAGGTTCCAAAAAATATATCTTAG
- a CDS encoding aminodeoxychorismate synthase component I, which produces MSFDDLNSLGKQREPFLFICDFKAENLKIIRLVELDKYDIEYSIDENYNIKQYNNKIKKYPLEFVEYKKKFDYVQERIKSGDTYLLNLTAPTPIKTELSLKEIFQNANAHYKLRYEDKENKFVCFSPEKFIQIKDDYIHTYPMKGTIDASVINAEQKILDNKKEMAEHVMVVDLLRNDLSIVANDVHVKRFRYVNKIEAGDKKLLHVSSHISGSIGENWHERIGDILKSLLPAGSISGAPKKSTLEIIKEVENYERGYFSGVFGVYDGESLDSGVMIRFIEKINEGYIYKSGGGITLDSDVKSEYKELLDKVYLP; this is translated from the coding sequence ATGAGCTTTGATGACTTAAACTCTTTAGGAAAACAAAGAGAGCCATTTTTATTTATTTGTGACTTTAAAGCAGAAAATTTAAAAATTATCCGTTTGGTTGAACTTGATAAATATGATATTGAGTACTCTATAGATGAAAACTATAATATAAAACAATACAATAACAAAATAAAAAAGTATCCTCTAGAATTTGTCGAATATAAAAAAAAATTTGATTATGTGCAAGAGAGAATCAAATCCGGTGATACATATTTGCTAAATTTGACGGCTCCGACACCAATAAAAACAGAGTTAAGCTTAAAAGAGATTTTTCAAAATGCAAATGCACACTATAAGTTAAGATATGAGGATAAAGAGAATAAATTTGTATGCTTCTCTCCTGAAAAATTTATTCAGATAAAAGATGATTATATTCATACTTACCCTATGAAGGGGACAATTGACGCCTCTGTGATTAATGCTGAACAAAAAATATTGGATAACAAAAAAGAGATGGCAGAGCATGTTATGGTGGTCGATTTGCTTAGAAATGATCTCTCTATAGTTGCAAACGATGTACATGTAAAGAGGTTCAGGTATGTCAATAAAATTGAAGCAGGGGATAAGAAACTTCTACATGTAAGCTCTCATATAAGTGGAAGCATCGGTGAAAATTGGCATGAAAGAATTGGGGATATCTTAAAATCACTCTTGCCGGCAGGAAGTATAAGCGGTGCTCCAAAAAAAAGTACGTTAGAGATAATTAAAGAGGTTGAAAATTACGAGCGTGGCTATTTCAGCGGTGTATTTGGCGTTTATGACGGAGAGTCACTTGATAGCGGAGTTATGATTAGATTTATTGAAAAAATTAATGAGGGGTATATATATAAAAGTGGTGGTGGAATTACGTTAGATAGTGATGTCAAAAGTGAATATAAGGAACTTTTAGATAAAGTATATTTGCCATAA
- a CDS encoding aspartate carbamoyltransferase catalytic subunit, with the protein MQHLIRTDDFTISEIEEILEDAKKFSDGRFERILQDKIIITLFFENSTRTKSSFEIAAKRLGAEIVHLDVAQSSTKKGETLVDTAANLDAMHPDAIIVRHQNSGVPKMLSNNIKASIINAGDGAHAHPTQALLDLYTLREHFGDLRGKKIAIVGDIKNSRVANSNIELLSRFGMEVILAAPPHFLPKTELRTTHFLESIVDEVDVIMSLRTQTERHSSQSYASLKDYASDFCITTELIGDRDIVLLHPGPVHRNIDICDALLADKRCKVLKQVTNGVSIRMAVLKKLITQS; encoded by the coding sequence ATGCAACACTTGATTCGTACAGATGATTTCACCATTTCAGAGATAGAAGAGATTTTAGAAGATGCTAAAAAGTTTAGTGATGGAAGATTCGAAAGGATACTTCAAGATAAAATAATTATTACACTGTTCTTTGAAAACTCTACGAGAACAAAAAGCTCTTTTGAGATTGCCGCAAAAAGATTAGGTGCTGAGATTGTCCATTTGGATGTGGCTCAAAGCTCCACAAAAAAAGGGGAAACCTTAGTTGACACTGCAGCAAATTTAGATGCAATGCACCCAGATGCTATAATAGTAAGGCACCAAAACTCAGGTGTTCCAAAAATGCTTTCAAACAATATAAAAGCCTCGATAATAAATGCCGGAGATGGAGCACATGCCCATCCAACGCAAGCACTTTTGGACTTGTATACTTTGAGAGAACATTTTGGTGATTTGAGAGGTAAAAAAATTGCAATTGTAGGGGATATAAAAAATTCACGTGTAGCAAACTCAAATATAGAGCTTTTAAGCAGATTTGGCATGGAAGTGATACTTGCTGCTCCACCACATTTTTTACCAAAGACAGAGTTAAGAACAACACATTTTTTAGAGAGTATCGTGGATGAGGTGGATGTCATTATGAGTCTGCGTACTCAGACAGAGAGACACTCCTCTCAAAGTTATGCTTCGCTTAAAGATTATGCAAGTGATTTTTGTATAACAACCGAATTAATAGGCGACAGAGATATAGTTCTTCTACATCCAGGTCCGGTACATAGAAATATTGACATCTGCGATGCGCTTTTAGCAGATAAAAGATGTAAAGTTTTGAAGCAGGTCACAAACGGCGTATCTATTAGGATGGCCGTTCTCAAAAAGTTGATAACGCAAAGTTAA
- the pth gene encoding aminoacyl-tRNA hydrolase, with protein MMLIVGLGNPGPNYEQTRHNIGFMVIDELVKRQNAQKLSSSLFNGELFKFSNHFLLKPLTFMNLSGNSISAVKKFYKIEDVVVIHDDLDLPFGTLRFKKGGGHGGHNGLKSTDEKISREYIRVRMGIGKPEHKGEVSSYVLSNFNSKEQTHLSEWISLTCEAVEYLLQNSLEDVSSIYTIKKFQLK; from the coding sequence ATTATGTTAATAGTCGGACTGGGTAATCCTGGCCCGAACTATGAGCAAACCCGCCATAATATTGGGTTTATGGTCATAGATGAGCTAGTTAAAAGACAAAATGCTCAAAAACTCTCTTCATCACTATTTAATGGTGAGCTTTTCAAATTTTCAAATCATTTTTTATTAAAACCACTAACATTTATGAACCTCTCTGGCAACTCTATTTCAGCAGTTAAAAAATTTTATAAAATTGAAGATGTTGTTGTAATACATGATGATTTAGATTTACCATTTGGAACGCTAAGATTTAAAAAAGGTGGTGGACATGGTGGACATAATGGCCTTAAATCTACAGATGAGAAGATATCTCGCGAATATATTAGAGTTAGAATGGGTATAGGAAAACCAGAACATAAAGGGGAAGTCTCATCTTATGTTTTAAGCAATTTTAACTCTAAAGAACAGACACATCTTAGTGAGTGGATCTCTCTTACATGTGAGGCAGTTGAATATTTATTGCAAAATTCACTAGAAGATGTTAGCTCTATATATACAATTAAAAAATTTCAGCTAAAATAG
- a CDS encoding type IV pilus twitching motility protein PilT: protein MSDNKNEVDISQLTFEQLKKIRAYLKKLIDNGGSDLHVKANGVIRARINGKIVQFSGSVFTYDEAMTLAKEILRGRYAEFVENKEVDLVYQFDEHNRFRVNIFFQMDGPSAVFRVIPMKVPNFDEMGYPEIVRTLTDEGRGMVLVTGATGSGKSTTLAAMINEINTKEQQHIITIEDPIEFVHKDRGCIINQRSIGQDTLSFDRALRAALREDPDIILVGEMRDRETVELALHAADTGHLVFSTLHTIDAKETINRIIAMFPTDEQNRVRLSLAGVLKGIVSQRLIPTIDNKRVAAMEILVKTPMIEKLITENRDYEIKDAIEKGREHYGSQSFDQHILDIYNAGLITKEKAKDYATSASDLELRMSGLNSGKASGNKPGDKDDGRAYNEDVFDLK, encoded by the coding sequence ATGAGTGATAATAAAAATGAAGTAGATATAAGTCAATTAACATTTGAGCAGCTAAAAAAGATAAGAGCATACCTTAAAAAGCTTATTGATAATGGTGGAAGTGACTTACATGTAAAGGCTAACGGGGTAATACGTGCAAGAATTAATGGAAAAATTGTACAGTTTTCCGGAAGTGTATTTACATACGATGAAGCGATGACACTGGCTAAAGAGATTTTAAGAGGCAGATATGCAGAATTTGTTGAAAACAAAGAGGTGGACTTAGTATACCAATTTGATGAGCATAATCGTTTTCGTGTAAATATTTTCTTTCAGATGGATGGACCATCAGCAGTCTTCCGTGTAATCCCAATGAAGGTACCTAACTTTGATGAGATGGGTTATCCAGAAATTGTAAGAACTCTTACCGATGAGGGAAGGGGGATGGTTCTTGTTACCGGAGCAACAGGTAGTGGAAAATCAACAACTCTCGCAGCTATGATAAATGAGATTAACACAAAAGAGCAGCAGCATATTATAACAATTGAAGATCCTATTGAGTTTGTTCATAAAGATAGGGGTTGTATAATTAATCAGCGCTCTATAGGTCAAGATACTCTCTCTTTTGATAGAGCACTAAGAGCTGCACTTCGTGAAGATCCTGATATTATCCTTGTTGGGGAGATGCGTGACCGTGAGACGGTAGAGCTTGCCCTGCATGCTGCAGACACAGGTCACTTAGTGTTTTCAACACTACACACGATAGATGCAAAAGAGACTATTAATCGTATCATAGCGATGTTTCCAACTGATGAGCAAAATCGTGTCAGACTCTCTTTGGCCGGAGTTTTAAAAGGTATCGTATCGCAAAGGCTTATTCCAACCATAGACAATAAGCGAGTTGCTGCCATGGAAATTTTAGTTAAAACACCGATGATAGAAAAGCTCATAACTGAAAACCGTGATTATGAGATAAAAGACGCTATAGAAAAAGGACGTGAACATTATGGGTCACAAAGTTTTGATCAGCATATTTTAGATATATACAATGCAGGTTTAATCACAAAAGAAAAAGCAAAAGATTATGCAACAAGCGCGTCTGATTTAGAACTTAGAATGAGTGGACTAAATAGCGGAAAAGCTAGTGGAAATAAGCCTGGCGACAAAGACGATGGAAGAGCTTACAACGAAGATGTATTTGATTTAAAATAA
- a CDS encoding ATP-dependent Clp protease adaptor ClpS: MATNTELELKEETLIKYPKKYKVLILNDDYTSMDFVIDILMTIFHKSYQEAELVMLEVHKKDKGVCGVYTNEIAETKIMQVHKLARDSGFPLRAEMEEE, translated from the coding sequence ATGGCAACAAATACAGAATTGGAGCTCAAAGAAGAGACTCTTATTAAATACCCTAAAAAATATAAAGTTTTAATTTTAAATGATGACTATACCTCCATGGATTTTGTCATAGATATATTAATGACAATATTTCATAAAAGCTATCAAGAAGCTGAACTAGTTATGCTAGAGGTACATAAAAAAGATAAAGGTGTGTGTGGAGTTTATACAAATGAGATAGCAGAAACAAAAATAATGCAGGTTCATAAACTAGCTAGAGACAGTGGTTTTCCACTTAGAGCAGAGATGGAGGAAGAGTAG
- the clpA gene encoding ATP-dependent Clp protease ATP-binding subunit ClpA: MISPDLNEIFQKSILYAQELKHEYLTVEHVFYQLLTSPNGAKIIFNCGGDVEKMKELIKNYIYTNIEKLPPDTHKEPFESVALSRLIDSMIKHTQASQQSAADIGDLLAALFNEENTFTYMLLNHYKISRLDILEAISHTDSTETSSNEIESFLDKYSIDLLQKAKEGKIDPVIGREDEIQRVTQILCRRKKNNPILVGEAGVGKTAIAEGLALNIVAGNVPKIIQNSKLYALDLGAMLAGTKYRGDFEKRLKGVMDELKSTPEAILFIDEIHTIIGAGATSGTMDAANQLKPALASGELRCMGATTFAEYRNGFEKDKALSRRFAKVDINEPSLKTSYKILKGLKSKYEAHHNVTYTDKALKAAVELSKRYITDRFLPDIAIDLIDETAASFHLKKNKKNIVQAYDIEKTISKIVGISSSKFTKDETVSLLNLQSDLKKSVIGQDAAVEEVVKAIKISKAGLTPQSKPIASFLFSGPTGVGKTELAISLSKTLGINFERFDMSEYMEKHALSRLVGAPPGYVGYEQGGLLTEAIKKHPYTVLLLDEIEKAHPDLVNILLQIMDSATLTDNNGYKADFQNVILIMTSNIGATSRNVMGFNKDSSLSKGEELKSFFTPEFRNRLDAIVEFEQLNMQTVKGIVGKFINELNNELKKKKITVSASQRAIDFIAESSYSAEMGARPLKRYIQDNITNKLSDEILFGKLKNGGSVQVSFNKKLILKFKESE; this comes from the coding sequence GTGATAAGTCCGGATTTAAATGAGATATTTCAAAAATCAATCCTTTATGCACAAGAGTTAAAACATGAATATTTAACAGTTGAGCATGTATTTTATCAACTTCTCACCTCTCCCAACGGTGCCAAAATCATTTTTAACTGTGGCGGAGATGTAGAAAAAATGAAAGAGCTTATAAAGAACTATATATATACTAATATTGAGAAGCTTCCTCCTGATACACATAAAGAACCTTTTGAAAGCGTTGCTCTTTCACGTCTGATTGACAGCATGATAAAGCATACGCAAGCATCTCAGCAAAGCGCAGCTGATATAGGAGATCTCTTAGCAGCTCTTTTCAATGAAGAAAACACATTTACATATATGCTTCTAAATCATTATAAAATTTCAAGGTTAGATATCTTAGAGGCTATCTCGCATACTGATTCTACAGAGACCTCTTCCAATGAAATTGAATCATTTCTTGACAAATATTCAATTGACCTACTGCAAAAAGCAAAAGAGGGGAAAATAGACCCTGTTATAGGGCGAGAAGATGAGATACAAAGAGTTACTCAGATTTTATGTAGAAGAAAGAAAAACAACCCTATTTTAGTAGGAGAGGCTGGAGTCGGAAAAACGGCGATAGCTGAAGGGCTTGCACTTAATATAGTTGCAGGTAATGTTCCCAAAATTATACAAAACTCCAAACTATATGCTCTTGATTTAGGTGCAATGTTGGCTGGAACAAAATATAGAGGTGATTTTGAAAAAAGACTAAAAGGTGTAATGGATGAGTTAAAATCAACACCTGAAGCGATTCTTTTTATTGATGAAATTCACACAATTATAGGTGCCGGAGCAACTAGCGGGACAATGGATGCAGCAAACCAGCTAAAACCGGCTCTCGCCTCTGGAGAGTTGCGATGCATGGGAGCTACAACATTTGCAGAGTACAGAAATGGCTTTGAAAAAGACAAAGCACTAAGTAGAAGATTTGCGAAAGTTGATATTAATGAGCCATCACTAAAAACTAGTTATAAAATCTTAAAAGGTTTAAAAAGCAAGTATGAGGCGCATCATAATGTTACCTACACAGACAAGGCGCTAAAAGCTGCTGTAGAGTTATCCAAAAGATATATTACGGACAGGTTTTTACCAGATATAGCAATTGATCTTATAGATGAGACTGCTGCATCATTTCATCTTAAAAAAAATAAAAAAAATATAGTTCAAGCTTACGATATTGAAAAAACTATTTCTAAAATAGTAGGAATATCGAGCTCTAAATTTACAAAAGACGAAACGGTTTCATTATTAAACCTGCAATCAGATTTAAAAAAATCTGTTATAGGGCAAGATGCAGCAGTTGAAGAGGTTGTAAAAGCTATAAAGATATCAAAAGCCGGACTTACTCCGCAAAGTAAGCCAATTGCATCGTTTTTGTTCTCAGGACCTACAGGTGTTGGAAAAACTGAACTCGCCATATCGCTAAGCAAAACTCTTGGAATTAACTTTGAAAGATTTGACATGAGTGAATATATGGAAAAACACGCACTAAGCAGATTAGTAGGTGCTCCACCTGGTTATGTAGGGTATGAACAAGGAGGACTTTTAACAGAAGCTATTAAAAAACATCCATACACTGTTTTACTATTAGATGAGATAGAAAAAGCACATCCTGATTTAGTCAATATACTACTTCAGATAATGGATAGTGCTACCCTTACAGACAACAATGGGTATAAAGCAGATTTTCAAAACGTAATTCTAATAATGACATCAAATATAGGTGCAACTTCTAGAAATGTAATGGGCTTCAATAAAGACAGCTCACTCTCTAAAGGTGAAGAGCTCAAGTCTTTCTTTACCCCAGAATTTAGAAATAGACTAGATGCAATAGTTGAATTTGAACAACTGAATATGCAAACTGTAAAAGGTATAGTTGGCAAATTCATTAATGAGCTAAATAACGAACTAAAAAAGAAAAAAATTACAGTCTCAGCCTCTCAAAGAGCAATTGATTTTATTGCTGAGAGTTCTTACTCGGCAGAGATGGGAGCAAGACCATTGAAAAGATATATACAAGACAATATTACTAATAAACTAAGTGATGAAATACTATTTGGAAAATTAAAAAATGGCGGTAGTGTGCAAGTATCATTTAATAAAAAGTTGATATTAAAGTTTAAGGAATCAGAATGA
- the bioD gene encoding dethiobiotin synthase translates to MTKRIFVTATNTDIGKTYTTKLIMKEFASRGFRVGVIKPIETGVQIKAADGEELLKCIKEINKEFSELHLEDIVPITYELPAAPYVASSGKKLDLKKIDEAIEKIEKLCDVLIIEGAGGLYVPLDEEYMIIDLIKYFRASALFVTHCSLGCINDTLLSKKALEDKKIPHVIAFNCRKNDDSFSVVSEPYFLKTGVEVLKVDKNIDTICDVLYNLQII, encoded by the coding sequence ATGACCAAAAGAATTTTTGTTACAGCAACGAATACAGATATCGGCAAGACATATACGACTAAACTTATCATGAAAGAGTTTGCTTCGCGTGGTTTTCGAGTTGGTGTGATAAAGCCTATAGAAACAGGTGTTCAAATAAAAGCTGCTGATGGTGAAGAGCTTTTGAAATGTATAAAAGAGATTAATAAAGAATTTTCAGAGCTACATTTAGAAGATATTGTGCCAATTACTTATGAGCTTCCCGCAGCTCCTTATGTTGCTTCTAGCGGTAAAAAATTAGATTTAAAGAAGATTGATGAAGCGATAGAAAAAATAGAAAAGTTGTGTGATGTTTTGATTATTGAGGGTGCTGGCGGATTGTACGTTCCGCTTGATGAAGAATATATGATTATTGATTTAATAAAATATTTTAGAGCTTCTGCCCTTTTTGTAACTCACTGTTCACTTGGTTGCATAAATGATACGTTGCTAAGTAAAAAAGCTCTGGAAGATAAAAAAATTCCACATGTGATTGCATTTAATTGTCGAAAAAACGACGATAGTTTTTCTGTTGTTTCTGAACCCTATTTTTTAAAAACAGGAGTTGAAGTGTTAAAAGTTGATAAAAATATTGACACGATTTGCGATGTCTTGTATAATCTACAAATTATTTAA
- a CDS encoding 50S ribosomal protein L25/general stress protein Ctc: MLEGIIRESIGKKGTKALRRDGYLVANIYGKGLENIHAAFKMNEYIRTVRKKETLAFPVSIDGKEMNVVVQSYEAHPVTSLLLHVDLMVAQPGVVTHYHVPVVPQGEAFGLKNKGLVNISKPRLRVKAAIENVPNSINIDVTPMDLGDSRLIRDLALIENVKFTDSDRVAVVSIIKAK; this comes from the coding sequence ATGTTAGAAGGCATTATTAGAGAGAGTATTGGCAAAAAAGGCACGAAAGCGCTTCGCCGCGATGGATATCTAGTTGCAAACATTTACGGAAAAGGGCTTGAAAATATTCATGCTGCATTCAAAATGAATGAGTATATCCGTACAGTTCGCAAAAAAGAGACTTTAGCATTTCCAGTAAGTATAGATGGAAAAGAGATGAACGTTGTAGTACAATCGTATGAGGCACATCCAGTAACATCTTTACTTTTACATGTAGATTTAATGGTTGCACAACCAGGTGTTGTAACTCACTACCACGTACCAGTTGTACCACAAGGTGAGGCATTTGGTCTTAAAAACAAAGGTCTTGTAAATATTTCAAAGCCTCGTTTAAGAGTTAAAGCTGCAATTGAAAATGTTCCAAACAGCATTAATATTGATGTGACTCCTATGGATCTTGGCGATTCTAGACTTATCCGTGATTTAGCTTTAATTGAAAATGTTAAATTTACTGATTCAGATCGTGTAGCTGTAGTAAGTATAATCAAAGCTAAGTAA
- the aat gene encoding leucyl/phenylalanyl-tRNA--protein transferase translates to MIPKIEKHELIFPNPNDANEDGIVAWGGDLNPSRLIRAYQAGIFPWYSKNDPIIWWSTNPRLIMELDDFKITRSLRKSIKKFEYKFDTDFIQVMKNCSSVSRNNQNGTWISTEIIEAYSVLNGMGIAHSIESYLDGNLVGGLYGVVVGKVFCGESMFSFVSDSSKSAYAILVKHLKYWGYDFIDCQVPTDHLKSLGAIEVNREYFLDRLHKVNMQTIEHYWEIENSLLDN, encoded by the coding sequence ATGATTCCAAAGATAGAAAAACATGAGCTGATTTTTCCAAATCCAAACGATGCAAACGAAGATGGTATCGTAGCTTGGGGTGGAGACTTGAATCCTTCAAGGCTAATCCGTGCCTATCAAGCAGGAATATTTCCATGGTACAGCAAGAACGACCCAATTATATGGTGGTCTACAAACCCACGTTTAATAATGGAGTTAGATGACTTCAAAATAACTAGATCCCTAAGAAAAAGTATTAAAAAATTTGAATATAAATTTGACACAGATTTTATACAAGTTATGAAAAACTGCAGTTCAGTATCAAGAAACAATCAAAATGGAACTTGGATTAGTACTGAAATTATAGAAGCGTATAGTGTACTTAACGGAATGGGAATAGCTCATAGTATTGAAAGTTATTTAGATGGTAATCTTGTTGGTGGATTATATGGCGTAGTAGTTGGAAAAGTATTTTGTGGAGAGTCAATGTTCTCTTTTGTAAGTGATTCATCAAAGTCTGCTTATGCAATTTTAGTGAAACATCTAAAATATTGGGGCTATGACTTTATTGACTGTCAGGTACCAACTGATCATCTTAAAAGTTTAGGAGCAATAGAAGTAAATAGAGAATACTTTTTAGATAGACTTCATAAAGTAAATATGCAAACTATAGAGCACTATTGGGAGATAGAAAATTCTTTATTAGATAATTAG
- a CDS encoding LptF/LptG family permease, translated as MLAFKYISFHYIKYFVIILLALILFLVGFDYMGSMDKLDISANLLLIYLVYKAFYAIDLLLPLSLIFAMISTKMLLIRSNSLVSFYSLGYSRVDILKPFVVVSTLVIVSFISIHAISNFARANEFANNIRKNAQYLSPTRDLFFTYKDKFIYFSKMLPLQESAENIRVFSFKNNSLKEVLVASKAMYRDEFWNIDKADIITKPDNVNFDSLGIEVTESKDLKILKGFRPKMLDQVYEGKVNFTIKDAFDAYILLRAQNINTDIIKSVIYKIFIYPFFVPFLIIIIFFFVPISVRFLNVSIFSFAAIIASLMVWAILFTLSELSSHKTIPSEIGIIAPIVILFLVSMRQWKRYSVSA; from the coding sequence ATGTTAGCTTTTAAATATATATCTTTTCATTATATAAAATACTTTGTAATTATTTTATTGGCACTTATACTATTCCTAGTTGGATTTGATTATATGGGAAGTATGGATAAGTTAGATATATCTGCAAACTTGCTTCTAATTTATTTAGTCTATAAAGCTTTTTACGCCATAGATTTACTTCTCCCTCTCTCACTTATTTTTGCTATGATATCTACAAAAATGTTATTAATACGCTCAAATTCACTGGTCTCTTTTTATTCTCTAGGTTATTCCAGAGTTGATATCCTAAAACCTTTTGTGGTTGTGTCAACATTAGTAATAGTATCATTTATCTCTATTCATGCTATTTCAAATTTCGCGAGAGCAAATGAATTTGCAAATAATATTCGTAAAAATGCACAGTATTTGAGCCCAACAAGAGATCTGTTCTTCACATATAAAGATAAATTCATCTATTTCTCGAAGATGCTTCCACTACAAGAGAGTGCAGAAAATATAAGAGTCTTCAGTTTTAAAAACAACTCTTTAAAAGAAGTTTTAGTTGCCTCAAAAGCTATGTATCGAGATGAGTTTTGGAACATAGACAAGGCAGATATTATTACAAAACCTGATAATGTTAACTTTGATTCACTTGGTATTGAGGTGACTGAGAGTAAAGATTTGAAAATCCTTAAAGGGTTTCGCCCTAAAATGCTAGATCAGGTTTATGAAGGCAAAGTAAACTTTACAATAAAAGATGCTTTTGATGCATATATTCTCTTGCGGGCTCAAAATATAAATACAGATATTATTAAAAGTGTGATTTACAAAATTTTTATTTATCCGTTTTTCGTGCCATTTTTGATTATAATAATTTTTTTCTTTGTCCCAATAAGTGTAAGGTTTTTAAATGTATCAATATTTAGTTTTGCTGCAATAATTGCTTCACTAATGGTATGGGCAATTCTTTTTACACTAAGTGAATTATCTAGCCATAAAACAATTCCAAGTGAAATTGGTATAATTGCCCCAATAGTCATTCTTTTTCTAGTGTCAATGCGTCAATGGAAAAGGTACAGCGTATCTGCGTAG